A stretch of Polypterus senegalus isolate Bchr_013 chromosome 5, ASM1683550v1, whole genome shotgun sequence DNA encodes these proteins:
- the timm21 gene encoding mitochondrial import inner membrane translocase subunit Tim21, with the protein MAYYVCVKPAQFSLVRANNALLHCLKQIRRNTLWQSSSALYFVSNGKGTSLTLSGSRCPPCRFISSGQSVRSERDRHNRNEQAGQLTTRRSPSEAPTLSTAQKVKEAGKDFTYLIVILVGLGVTGGLFYVVFKELFSSSSPSKIYGVALEKCRAHPEVIGVFGEPIKGYGETTRRGRRQHVSHVEYMKDGVKHMRLKFYIQGSEPRVEGTVHLEVKENPTSGKFEFCFIFVDIDTYPRRSIVIEDNR; encoded by the exons ATGGCTTATTACGTGTGTGTAAAACCAGCTCAGTTCAGCTTGGTGCGCGCGAACAATGCGCTTTTGCACTGTTTAAAGCAAATTCGAAGGAATACTTTGTGGCAAAGCTCGTCCGCGTTGTACTTTGTTAGCAACGGCAAGGGCACGTCCTTGACTCTCAGCGGCTCGCGCTGCCCCCCGTGCAGATTTATCTCCTCTGGCCAAAGTGTACGAAGTGAACGGGACCGACACAACCGGAACGAGCAAGCCGGGCAGTTGACGACCCGGAGGAGTCCGAGCGAAGCGCCCACGCTGTCCACGGCTCAGAAAG TGAAAGAAGCTGGAAAAGACTTTACTTATTTAATAGTTATACTTGTTGGACTTGGAGTAACAG GTGGATTGTTTTATGTTGTCTTCAAAGAATTGTTTTCATCATCAAGTCCCAGCAAAATTTATGGAGTGGCATTAGAGAAATGCAGGGCTCATCCTGAG gttattggagtatttggagAGCCGATAAAAGGCTATGGAGAGACAACTCGTCGTGGTAGAAGGCAGCATGTAAG CCATGTTGAGTATATGAAAGATGGAGTCAAGCATATGAGACTGAAGTTTTACATTCAAGGATCAGAGCCTAGAGTTGAAGGAACGGTACATTTAGAAGTTAAAGAG aatCCAACAAGTGGAAAATttgaattttgctttatttttgtggatATTGACACATACCCAAGAAGATCCATTGTCATTGAAGACAACCGATGA